In Suricata suricatta isolate VVHF042 chromosome X, meerkat_22Aug2017_6uvM2_HiC, whole genome shotgun sequence, the DNA window TTGGAAACTATTTTATATTGTGAATAATGTGGTAGCTAGGGAGCAGGCTGATTGGCCCTTGGGACTTCATCTCTTATGAACTGAATGTCAGATGGCATGTTTTGCAGAGCAGATTTTAGTAGTgctattattactttaatttctttaaggtATTAGGATGGCTGTATTTCTCATTTATAGAGCttgtaaaatcaaaataaaactggTGGATGTGGTAAAGAGTTAAACGTTGGCTTAAGGAgttaataaaaaagttaatagaaaTGCCCTACCTCTCTGGTTTGTTTGTATAATGAAGGAGTTAAACTGGAATTATAGTTCTAAAATTCAATGAAGAACTcccaggaaattaaaataaattttagcaaattaaGTAAGGGGACTACTTGGCAATCTCGGTCATGACAATGCAACAAGCTGTTTATGTCTTTCAGATGCGTGATCTAAAAGCTGTTGGGAAAAAATTCATGCATGTTTTGTACCCAAGAAAAAGTAATACTCTTTTGAGAGATTGTAAGTATATGAGGTTTTGAGGATTGGCTGTTTTCACTGTATCTTATCATAAGTACTTTCTTTATATGGCTAAATTTCTGTGGTAAGAAAActggaatgaaaaaatatataaatgaatatgcaaataaaattttggaagaattaaaaaattcaaaatggaatttCAGAGATTGGAAGATTTTGCTTAATATATTGTCTTCATCAATGAAAATACCTGCTATGGTGGACACtgcaaaaaatatttctggaagttGTAAACACGTAGGGACTTTGTTCAACCAAAGAGCTGACAGTCTCCAAGGGAAAGAGCTGACAGTGTACAAGGGAAAggcaaaatgtttaaatattaaattagaatAACAGCTAATACCCATTAAGGATTCACAAAATTATTAGTACCTTTATtgacatttctattttcagaACTATTACTTAGTCTGATGACTGCATTTTTTGTTCAAGAGTTCTATTAAAATAGTGTTTGCAGTAAATATGCtcttatttagaatttatttttaaaattgttagacCTTTTAGTGTTAGTGTTTTAGTGTTATTTTCATGGTACCCTTTATCAGAAATATTGAATCAGTGGTGTGAGAATAGTAAAATAATGTTGTACATGAGTGTGCCTTCTATTTTGGTGGCATTTCAGCTATAATGTAGGGATGTCAGATATGTGGATATGTGCCGTCACTCTAGAGACTGGATGCAGTGTCAGAATCTTTTTCAACATAGTGCAATATGGATTAGAGCTGACATGATTGGCTAATGCTGGTATGTGGTGGAAAAAGCATGGACAGATCTGGGTTTGGATAGTGGTTCTATCCCTACCTGTATGATCTTGGATAAGACAGTTAACTTTTCTGAGGctcaagtttctttctctgttcaagtagaatgaataaacatatacCTGCTGGTGAGGATTAGAGATCATGCATACCAGCCACCTCACACAACATCTGACATTTAATAGGCACTccataaatggtagctattattctAGTGCCTTGTCctctccctacacacacacacacacacacacacacacacacacacacacacacacacacacacacacccctcttttttaatccttacaacaaccttaAGAAGTGTATGGCTCCagtttcacaaatgaagaaaacaagtcTCCGAGAAGGTTAGGATGACACAGGCAGAATTAGAATCCAGCTTTCAAGTTTAGTGCCCTCTCCATTCTACCACTGCTATCCCAGATGTGAAGATATCCTTTCAATCAGTTCAGAGCAAGGTTGCGTCAGTGACAATGCAGAACCAGTGTGTTAACTTTGCTGATTAATGATGATTATTAGCTATGTCATATGTTAAGGTGTATTCCCAGACCTTGGGGGATACACAGATAGGCTGGCACAAAGGGTGAGTAAATCATGGAACAAATTTGCACTTCTGCCCTGCCCTGTTAGCACAGTCCTTGGCAAAGTGGCAAGGAAAAAATCCACgacttaaaaataatctaaaaatccCACAATCCTATATCACTTtgcacccattaggatggctattgtcaaggaaacagaaaataagaactacggtgagaatgtggagaaattggaacctttgtgcattgctggtgggaatgtaaaatggtgtagctgcTATGTAAAACAGCATGGTGACTCCTCAGAAAATTAACCATAGAATGAatatatgatccagcagttccacttctgagtatatacccaAAAATTGAAAGCAAGAACTCAAACAGATATCTATACACCCATGTTCAAAGCAGCATCATTCACcttagccaaaaggtggaaacaatttCAAATGGcatcaacagatggatggataaacaaattgtggtatatacacCATGTCATATATCACATACTAATGGCATATTGCTTAGTTTTAAAAAGGACTGATATTCTGACACAGGCTATGATGTGGATGAACCAtgaagacattgtgctaagtaaaataagccagtcacaagagGATGTGTATTATATCTTTTCACTTATATTAGGTACCTAGTGTAGTTGAATtgatagaaacagaaaggaaaaaactggggagatattttatttcatgggTTGGCATTTTAGTTTGGGAAGATGTAAACGTTCTGGAGATAGGTGATATGAAGGTTGTACAATGATGACTGTATTCAAAGCCTGTACACTTAGaagtgactaaaaaaaaaaaatatatatatacatatatatatatatatatatatatatatacacacacacacactactaaaataaaagttttaaaatacagttagaattttatgaattaaaaaacttcagtgtattttttaaaagccagtgtATTAATGTCAGTTGTACTTGAATTTACTTTTCAATTgataaattcaaaaatttaacaaGAACAACAATATTTTATCAGAGTGGTaggattatgatttttttatatcttcctaaCTTGCCACAGTGAtgtcaaaattatttatataatgtgaAAAAAACCAACATAAGTATGTACATATCCATATCATTTAAAGTTATGTACATATGAGGTTAAAGTTAGAAATggtatatgtatcttttttcatATTGTTGAAGAAGGTAATTTTGCTCTAAGGTGTAACTCAATTGTTGGCATATTAATTGAGAACCACTGTGCTTAGACCTGATATTAGCAGAGCCTTTTATCCTTTTCAGAAAGTTTTCATGTTATTTGCTAAGGTTTAACCTTATAAAATCACCAACATTGGGCTGTTTTTGTCACCTATAAGAACAGCAATTCCATAGTAGTCACTGTAATGATTATAAAAGGGAAGCAGTGTGGCAGAGTGGAAAGAACTTTGGAGTAGGAATCAGAAGACCTAGGTTGTGGTCCCACCTCCATACCTAATAAGTATTTATATAaacttgagcaagtcacttctcaactttaattctcattttcttgagGTGAGCCTGATTATATTTGCCTTATCTCCTATAGTCTCAGTTTGGTGGAATGAATTGACTCTGAGGGTGGGACACCTAAGTCTCTTGACTCCTGGCCCATTGTTCTTTATAGTGTGCTGGAATGTGGCTTAGTAGGTGGGAGGGGGGTGATTTGTGGGATATTGAGTGAACAGAATTTAAAGGATATATGAAGAAGGGCATTCATAAtcagggagcagggaaggcaggTAGAGGGGTAAGAGGTGGGAAGGCTTGGGCAGGGAGAGCCTTGATGTCTGAATTCCAAGAGTGGGAAAGGCAGATACTggagtaaaaatagaaaatactactTGATTGTTTCTTAACAATCTTCTGGTTTTTGCTTGCCTTGTAGGGGATTTATGGGGCCCTTTGATCCTTTGTGTGACACTTGCATTGTAAGTacttacatttcctttctttgtcatTTGAGATAGACTATACATTTTTGTGTGGAGTTTCAAAATTGAGGGGAATATTGAATATTTCAGTTAGGACTTCTATGACACATTATACTCCTTataatttaaatctaaaaagtCAAGTAGGTTTCCAGATCAATTCAAAGAGTGATGGAATTAGAGATGTGAAAATTTCTTAGCCTGCTTTAGCCATTTCTGTTGAACAGATATTTGCTTACTTTCATGCACTCCCCATCATTATTTAATGATAATTAAAGTGAATGATaattaagtgaattaaatatATAGGTTTAAGCAATGTTTCTTTGCAAACATatcctttaagatttttttaatgtttatttatttatttatttattttttttttataatagtttattgtcaaatttgtttccatataacacccagtgcttctccccacaagtgccccccaccatgaccatcaccccctcttgagagagagaaacagagtgggagcaggagagggacagagagagggggagacacagaatctgaagacaggctctaggctctgagctagctgtcagcacagagcctgatgcggggcttgaacccacgaaccgtgagatcatgaactgagccgaagtcgatgcttaactgactgagccacctagttgcctCAAGcaaacatattctttttaatcttaatagtaataaaaatgagaatgagaataaatTAGAGCAGAAGTGGTATAGTTCAAAGCAAGATCATGTTTTAAAGTGTTAGGTTTTCTATATACATAGTACGTAAAGGGAGAGGATAGAGGAAGAACGAAGTTCCATTGGAGAGAGGAATATAACCatcagtgaggaaaaaaaagtactgcATTAGGATTCAATTCTGGGTTCTTAACCTGACTGTGCTATCAGCAAAGCGATTTTGGGCTACTTAGAACCAAAATGtgtataatgatttttttctagtttacagaaaacttttaaatacctttttttatCCTCATAGCAagaatagtattttcttttttttttttttttttttggcaaataagCTTAGGTCCAAAGAGATTTAGGACTGAACCAAGATCAAATAGTCAGTGGTAGACCTGGGATTCAGCCTCAGATTTCCTTGACTGCCCGTTCTCTACCTCTGTGAttattattccttccttcccacctaaCCCCTTTGGGTCGCCTCTTCCATATCTGTCAAAGGAGATATGGCTGAGGATCCTTTTCAGGCTTGACCATTTATGATTCTATATTCAATACGTTTCCTACTGGcttttctacccattttttaaaaattttacagtttatttatttattttgagagagagggagagagagaatcccaagcaagttccatggtgctccatcccaccaactatgagatcatgacctgagctgaaaccaagagttggacgcttaactgactgaaccagccagactcccatacccattttttaatgtaaatggaacATGCGGTGATTTAGGTAATAACATAGAGTGCCATTTCTTATGCCTTACTAACCACATCAACAGCAATAACCCAGTGCCTTGATGGACAGGTTTATATTAGAATCTCTGAGCATGtactattttagttttaaaaggttAACATTAGAGATTATGTAATTTAACCCAATTTATTTGCAGAGAGGAAAACTGGAGTCCCAAGACATCAAGTGATTTACTCTAGTTTACATAGCTAGTGACAGAACCAGGATCACTTTCTGGATCTGCCTTTGAGGCCAGTTAATGTTCTTCCATCATACCATGCTGAAGCAATAGAGATTCCAGACAACAAGCGATGAGTGCCAACATTCCTTACATCGGATTGGAGTATGTACAACTGTAGAATATAAAAGCCTGTACTGGCAAACAGCATAGGAGGGCAAGACTTACTATGTGCCTTCTCTATACTATGTAAGGAAAAGAGGTTGCGAGCTTggtgttattatttttctgaaaaaaatgacaCTGAATCCAAGTGTTCTAGTCCAAAGTTCAAAACAGTTTACATCTGTAAAATTCTTAGACAAAGAATTCTTAGACtccattttaaagcaaaatctcTTAATAATAATctgtatgttttgatttttaaaaattcacagctAAATAAGTTTATAGACCTTTTCTATTTTCGAATGTCAAAACTAAACCCCAAGATTACAAATCCAAATGTGTCTAAGGGCTAGAAAAGTAACCTAAGTGTATTCATTGTGAATTGGTGATCTGAAGCCCCTTGTGAAGGGAGCTGCTGCTACGTCAACTGCTCCCAGTTGTTGCCATGTAGAAATGTAGGCCCAGTATTAGACATTCTTCTGGTTTctcaagaaaattcagaaatatatatatatatatttaatgtttacttattttttgagagcgtgagagagacaaaaagagacagagtgcaagtgggggaagggcagagagagagagagagggagacggaatctgaagcaggctgtaggctctgagctatcagcacagagcccagtgtggggctcgaacccacaaactacgagatcatgacctgagctgaagtcagaagctcaattgagccacccagttgcccctagcaatatatatttttatgtgcaaCCTCCcaactttaaaataatgtcatcTTGGGTTTAAACCCATCTTAAGTCCTGTACAGACCAACAACCTCATGTCTGTGAGCCACATTTGGCCCTTCAGTTTATAACCTCTGCTTAACCAAAACGGTCTTCAATAATGCATCTAAACATCTTATCTCGGCCATATGAGGCAACCCTTGTAGTCCTGAGGCACTTGGAATTTGAAATAAGGGAGCTTTCCTTTCGTACAACCTACATATTACAGATCTCCAGGTGAGATTTCAGACAACTCTCTGATGCAAAGTGTGAGAACCCATGCCGTAACTTTATTGCtctaaataaaaactgaagcatTTCTCATGCCATGTCCTTGTCACAGAATGCTTCAAAGAAGCTCTGTAGATAGTGAGCAGGATGGAGGGCCCCAGTTCGCAGAGGTCTTTGTCATTATCTGGTTTGGTGCAGTTACCATCACTGTCAACTCAAAACTTCTTGGAGGAAACATGTGAGTATTGTTAAAATGCACTTTTTCCCTTGGCAAGTAGCATCTCTTAGATTTTTCAGGAAGTCTGACtattaggtttctttttaaagaaaaatgtatataatttaattaacTTACCTTGAATTATCTATAGTCCTTTGATAAGCTTCAGATGTTATTTTCCAGCTTCTGAAATCATATGGGGAATTTTTTGTGTTAGAATATTATGTCCGTTTTACAGAAGAGATGGCCCATGGCTTTCAGCAAATTTTGAAATAGGTctttaaactggaaaaaattaagaatcacTGTCTTAGAGGTTCAGTGGGAGAAGGAAGTCTCTAGAAATTAGAGTAGATCTGGTATCCTACATGATTGATTGGCTATTAAGGAGTGTGAAAGGAATGGAGGAAGAGTATGGGGAGACAAAAATTATAGCATATGATTCATAGAGAAGCCTATCCTCATAAAGTCAATGTTAAAGTATAGGTATTATGTATTTGGAGGAAGGTAACAATCCATGCTACATTGAAATCTATGTAATAAACTATCTCATGATGTAGATCAACtatatttataatctttatggttgtatattatttttttagatcttttttccAGAGCCTCTGTGTGCTGGGTTACTGTATACTTCCCTTGACAGTGGCGATGCTGGTTTGCCGGTTGGTGCTTTTGGCTGAGCAAGGACCAATAAACTTCATGGTCCGGCTTTTCGTGGTGATCGTGATGTTTGCTTGGTCTATAGTAGGTAAGAATGTATTTATCTCTACAGTAGCAAAACAGACAAGGACATGAGTTAAGAGATGAAGACCAGATGAGGAGAAGTGTGCCTCCTACAGCATACATGAGTGATATGATTCTTGCCAGTGTCGTCCATAGAACCCTCTTCCCTTAGTAGGCATTTGATGAGGATGATGTTCACCTTATGCCGGTTGGGTATCTGGAGTTCTGAGATGTAGACAGtcacatcctttttttaaaaaaaaaattcctaaataaTGGATAGGGTTGGGAATGGAGATTACACTAGACTTAGCTCAGTTCCTTTCATATAGGAGGCATAGTAACTTGAGAAATGACTTGGGACTTTTCCTGTGAAattcatcataataaaaatagtagctAGCATTTACATATTGCTTATTATAGACCAAGCACTGTGGTGAGTGCTTTGTGTGTATTGTCTCACTTAACCCTTACAACAGCcctaataaagaaaaactattaatattaatcccatttttacagatgaggaacagaTAGAGTGAGGTTAAGCGACATGTCCTAGAGCACATAACCAGTGAATAGGGGAATTAAGTTTCAAACCCAAGCAGATCTCACACCTCTTTGAAGTATAGTATACAACCTCCCAGTATAGGTTTTTAGGTATCATTATATAGTACTTTTCTCCTTCAGTAGAAAATTCTGCTAAAGATTAGGAAGAGCCTGCAAGGGGCAATGAAT includes these proteins:
- the YIPF6 gene encoding protein YIPF6, with product MAKAVESSGELGTTSPRPLFAGLSDISISQDIPVEGEITIPMRSHIREFDSSTLNESVQNTIMRDLKAVGKKFMHVLYPRKSNTLLRDWDLWGPLILCVTLALMLQRSSVDSEQDGGPQFAEVFVIIWFGAVTITVNSKLLGGNISFFQSLCVLGYCILPLTVAMLVCRLVLLAEQGPINFMVRLFVVIVMFAWSIVASTAFLADSQPPNRKALAIYPVFLFYFVISWMILTFTPQ